A window of the Apodemus sylvaticus chromosome 15, mApoSyl1.1, whole genome shotgun sequence genome harbors these coding sequences:
- the Dtx3l gene encoding E3 ubiquitin-protein ligase DTX3L isoform X1, protein MASSPDPASSPDPDPPSPLLVRLQESIPKASWKLEKYFQSRAFSGGGECSVQPVGPGAPDTFEVKFLKKADKEAVLKRKEHKMVVDGKPVTIALETIKKPVEDLRPRLPSSTQSAETPVEDLRPSLPSLIQSAETPVEDLRPSLPSLTQSAETPRSRPPSLTQSAETPRSGSLSLTQSAETPRTGPPSLTESLDEALCVEIHAGDGLVLNSVDSVVQKVFLAVTAELNCDLLSREQRSYITTVCPHVKSMEGRDGIKKVCGTFRDIEKIHHFLSAQLLESEQERKYAPQKYTPSDVEREAPDQRSFEVSVLFLDYFKHVYPGRLESIEKKFGVNIEIQEIAPNMVSVGFPSSPSGNLEEAYQSFIRDIQKFTQSLKQDYISLGEHQKAKEVRRELNRCFPKLLIKGQGRILTLLGSSADILAAKEKVSQTLVLTPVKIMASGYPLGIEVDSVHFKLLEPEMLQEISEIEQKFNTCGKVQEKGQKTCIFFVPKDKELDLSVQSYTSFTDAFQHATGQLRTEVLSLKQLGKERAGLHKTKFADDFKKKHPNVHFVVTQESVTLSGLPNHLAQAMQYVTKRMGLSPSSGEKLTLDQETPMEINKNDSNAASPPPGDSASPAASKGTEDKDNCAICMDTISNNYVLPKCKHEFCTPCISKAMSIKPVCPVCQTSYGVQKGNQPKGTMTHTTERDSLPGYEGCGTIVIHYDMESGIQTNEHPNPGKTYPGTHRTAYLPDNTEGRRVLDLLREAFNHRLTFTIGYSRVTGVSDVITWNDIHHKTARFGGPSNFGYPDPHYLKRVKEELKAKGIE, encoded by the exons ATGGCCTCCAGTCCCGACCCGGCCTCCAGTCCCGATCCGGACCCGCCATCCCCGCTCCTCGTCCGACTGCAGGAGTCCATCCCCAAGGCGTCCTGGAAGCTAGAGAAATACTTCCAGAGCCGGGCCTTCTCGGGAGGCGGGGAGTGCTCTGTCCAGCCCGTGGGCCCCGGGGCCCCGGACACCTTCGAGGTGAAGTTCCTAAAAAAAGCAG ATAAGGAGGCGGTGTTGAAACGGAAAGAACACAAGATGGTGGTTGATGGCAAACCTGTGACCATTGCCCTGGAAACTATTAAAAAGCCAGTAGAGGACCTGAGACCCAGACTTCCATCCTCGACACAGTCAGCAGAGACACCAGTAGAGGACCTCAGACCCAGTCTTCCGTCCTTGATACAGTCAGCAGAGACACCAGTAGAAGACCTGAGACCCAGTCTTCCGTCCTTGACACAGTCAGCTGAGACACCACGTTCCCGACCTCCATCCTTGACACAGTCAGCTGAGACACCACGTTCCGGATCTCTGTCCTTGACACAGTCAGCTGAGACACCACGTACAGGACCTCCGTCCTTGACAGAGTCTCTGGATGAAGCACTGTGTGTTGAGATTCATGCCGGTGATGGGCTTGTTCTTAACTCTGTTGATTCAGTTGTCCAAAAG GTCTTTCTTGCTGTGACCGCTGAGCTGAACTGTGACCTGCTCTCTAGGGAGCAGAGATCCTATATAACCACAGTCTGCCCTCATGTCAAAAGCATGGAGGGTAGAGATGGAATTAAGAAGGTGTGTGGCACCTTCAGAGACATTGAAAAGATACATCACTTCTTGAGCGCGCAGCTTTTAGAAAGTGAGCAGGAGCGGAAATACGCCCCACAGAAATACACGCCTTCCGATGTGGAGAGGGAGGCACCGGATCAGAGAAGCTTTGAAGTGTCTGTGCTTTTCCTTGACTATTTCAAGCATGTTTATCCCGGTAGACTAGAGTCCATAGAGAAAAAATTTGGTGTAAACATTGAAATCCAAGAGATTGCTCCCAATATGGTCTCTGTAGGCTTCCCCTCCAGCCCTTCAGGCAACTTAGAAGAAGCATACCAGTCTTTCATCAGAGACATTCAGAAGTTCACACAGTCCCTGAAGCAAGATTATATCTCTTTAGGGGAGCACCAGAAAGCAAAGGAGGTCAGGCGGGAGCTGAATCGCTGCTTCCCAAAGCTCTTGATAAAGGGACAGGGAAGAATACTAACTCTCCTGGGCTCTTCTGCTGACATCTTAGCCGCCAAAGAAAAAGTCTCCCAAACTCTTGTCCTGACACCTGTGAAAATAATGGCATCTGGGTACCCACTGGGGATCGAGGTCGATTCAGTTCACTTTAAGCTTCTAGAACCAGAAATGCTCCAGGAAATCTCAGAGATCGAGCAAAAGTTTAACACTTGTGGCAAAGTCCAGGAAAAAGGCCAGAAAACCTGCATTTTCTTTGTCCCCAAGGATAAAGAGTTAGACCTGTCCGTGCAGTCTTACACAAGTTTCACTGATGCCTTCCAGCACGCCACAGGCCAGCTGAGGACAGAAGTTCTGTCGCTGAAACAGTTGGGCAAGGAGAGAGCTGGCTTACACAAGACCAAGTTTGCCGACGACTTTAAAAAAAAGCACCCAAACGTGCACTTTGTGGTAACCCAAGAGTCAGTGACCTTGTCGGGTTTGCCGAATCACCTTGCTCAGGCAATGCAGTATGTCACCAAAAGAATGGGACTGTCCCCGTCGTCTGGAGAGAAATTGACTTTGGATCAGGAAACACCCATGGAAATCAACAAGAATGACTCGAATGCAGCCTCACCTCCTCCCGGAGACTCTGCTAGCCCTGCAGCCTCAAAGGGGACCGAGGACAAGGACAACTGTGCCATCTGCATGGATACTATCAGCAACAACTATGTCCTCCCTAAGTGCAAGCATGAATTCTGCACCCCTTGTATCAGCAAAGCCATGTCAATCAAGCCTGTCTGTCCTGTGTGTCAGACTTCCTACGGTGTCCAGAAGGGGAACCAGCCAAAGGGAACCATGACTCACACCACTGAAAGAGACTCACTTCCAGGTTATGAAGGCTGTGGTACTATTGTGATTCATTACGATATGGAAAGTGGCATCCAAACT AATGAGCACCCAAATCCAGGAAAGACTTATCCTGGAACACATCGAACTGCATACTTGCCTGATAATACCGAGGGAAGAAGGGTTTTGGATCTGCTCCGAGAAGCCTTTAACCACAGGCTGACTTTCACAATAGGATACTCTCGCGTAACAGGAGTCTCAGATGTCATTACATGGAATGATATTCATCACAAAACAGCCAGGTTTGGAGGACCGTCCAA
- the Dtx3l gene encoding E3 ubiquitin-protein ligase DTX3L isoform X2, translating into MASSPDPASSPDPDPPSPLLVRLQESIPKASWKLEKYFQSRAFSGGGECSVQPVGPGAPDTFEVKFLKKADKEAVLKRKEHKMVVDGKPVTIALETIKKPVEDLRPRLPSSTQSAETPVEDLRPSLPSLTQSAETPRSRPPSLTQSAETPRSGSLSLTQSAETPRTGPPSLTESLDEALCVEIHAGDGLVLNSVDSVVQKVFLAVTAELNCDLLSREQRSYITTVCPHVKSMEGRDGIKKVCGTFRDIEKIHHFLSAQLLESEQERKYAPQKYTPSDVEREAPDQRSFEVSVLFLDYFKHVYPGRLESIEKKFGVNIEIQEIAPNMVSVGFPSSPSGNLEEAYQSFIRDIQKFTQSLKQDYISLGEHQKAKEVRRELNRCFPKLLIKGQGRILTLLGSSADILAAKEKVSQTLVLTPVKIMASGYPLGIEVDSVHFKLLEPEMLQEISEIEQKFNTCGKVQEKGQKTCIFFVPKDKELDLSVQSYTSFTDAFQHATGQLRTEVLSLKQLGKERAGLHKTKFADDFKKKHPNVHFVVTQESVTLSGLPNHLAQAMQYVTKRMGLSPSSGEKLTLDQETPMEINKNDSNAASPPPGDSASPAASKGTEDKDNCAICMDTISNNYVLPKCKHEFCTPCISKAMSIKPVCPVCQTSYGVQKGNQPKGTMTHTTERDSLPGYEGCGTIVIHYDMESGIQTNEHPNPGKTYPGTHRTAYLPDNTEGRRVLDLLREAFNHRLTFTIGYSRVTGVSDVITWNDIHHKTARFGGPSNFGYPDPHYLKRVKEELKAKGIE; encoded by the exons ATGGCCTCCAGTCCCGACCCGGCCTCCAGTCCCGATCCGGACCCGCCATCCCCGCTCCTCGTCCGACTGCAGGAGTCCATCCCCAAGGCGTCCTGGAAGCTAGAGAAATACTTCCAGAGCCGGGCCTTCTCGGGAGGCGGGGAGTGCTCTGTCCAGCCCGTGGGCCCCGGGGCCCCGGACACCTTCGAGGTGAAGTTCCTAAAAAAAGCAG ATAAGGAGGCGGTGTTGAAACGGAAAGAACACAAGATGGTGGTTGATGGCAAACCTGTGACCATTGCCCTGGAAACTATTAAAAAGCCAGTAGAGGACCTGAGACCCAGACTTCCATCCTCGACACAGTCAGCAGAGACACCAGTAGAGGAC CTGAGACCCAGTCTTCCGTCCTTGACACAGTCAGCTGAGACACCACGTTCCCGACCTCCATCCTTGACACAGTCAGCTGAGACACCACGTTCCGGATCTCTGTCCTTGACACAGTCAGCTGAGACACCACGTACAGGACCTCCGTCCTTGACAGAGTCTCTGGATGAAGCACTGTGTGTTGAGATTCATGCCGGTGATGGGCTTGTTCTTAACTCTGTTGATTCAGTTGTCCAAAAG GTCTTTCTTGCTGTGACCGCTGAGCTGAACTGTGACCTGCTCTCTAGGGAGCAGAGATCCTATATAACCACAGTCTGCCCTCATGTCAAAAGCATGGAGGGTAGAGATGGAATTAAGAAGGTGTGTGGCACCTTCAGAGACATTGAAAAGATACATCACTTCTTGAGCGCGCAGCTTTTAGAAAGTGAGCAGGAGCGGAAATACGCCCCACAGAAATACACGCCTTCCGATGTGGAGAGGGAGGCACCGGATCAGAGAAGCTTTGAAGTGTCTGTGCTTTTCCTTGACTATTTCAAGCATGTTTATCCCGGTAGACTAGAGTCCATAGAGAAAAAATTTGGTGTAAACATTGAAATCCAAGAGATTGCTCCCAATATGGTCTCTGTAGGCTTCCCCTCCAGCCCTTCAGGCAACTTAGAAGAAGCATACCAGTCTTTCATCAGAGACATTCAGAAGTTCACACAGTCCCTGAAGCAAGATTATATCTCTTTAGGGGAGCACCAGAAAGCAAAGGAGGTCAGGCGGGAGCTGAATCGCTGCTTCCCAAAGCTCTTGATAAAGGGACAGGGAAGAATACTAACTCTCCTGGGCTCTTCTGCTGACATCTTAGCCGCCAAAGAAAAAGTCTCCCAAACTCTTGTCCTGACACCTGTGAAAATAATGGCATCTGGGTACCCACTGGGGATCGAGGTCGATTCAGTTCACTTTAAGCTTCTAGAACCAGAAATGCTCCAGGAAATCTCAGAGATCGAGCAAAAGTTTAACACTTGTGGCAAAGTCCAGGAAAAAGGCCAGAAAACCTGCATTTTCTTTGTCCCCAAGGATAAAGAGTTAGACCTGTCCGTGCAGTCTTACACAAGTTTCACTGATGCCTTCCAGCACGCCACAGGCCAGCTGAGGACAGAAGTTCTGTCGCTGAAACAGTTGGGCAAGGAGAGAGCTGGCTTACACAAGACCAAGTTTGCCGACGACTTTAAAAAAAAGCACCCAAACGTGCACTTTGTGGTAACCCAAGAGTCAGTGACCTTGTCGGGTTTGCCGAATCACCTTGCTCAGGCAATGCAGTATGTCACCAAAAGAATGGGACTGTCCCCGTCGTCTGGAGAGAAATTGACTTTGGATCAGGAAACACCCATGGAAATCAACAAGAATGACTCGAATGCAGCCTCACCTCCTCCCGGAGACTCTGCTAGCCCTGCAGCCTCAAAGGGGACCGAGGACAAGGACAACTGTGCCATCTGCATGGATACTATCAGCAACAACTATGTCCTCCCTAAGTGCAAGCATGAATTCTGCACCCCTTGTATCAGCAAAGCCATGTCAATCAAGCCTGTCTGTCCTGTGTGTCAGACTTCCTACGGTGTCCAGAAGGGGAACCAGCCAAAGGGAACCATGACTCACACCACTGAAAGAGACTCACTTCCAGGTTATGAAGGCTGTGGTACTATTGTGATTCATTACGATATGGAAAGTGGCATCCAAACT AATGAGCACCCAAATCCAGGAAAGACTTATCCTGGAACACATCGAACTGCATACTTGCCTGATAATACCGAGGGAAGAAGGGTTTTGGATCTGCTCCGAGAAGCCTTTAACCACAGGCTGACTTTCACAATAGGATACTCTCGCGTAACAGGAGTCTCAGATGTCATTACATGGAATGATATTCATCACAAAACAGCCAGGTTTGGAGGACCGTCCAA